A genomic region of Miscanthus floridulus cultivar M001 chromosome 3, ASM1932011v1, whole genome shotgun sequence contains the following coding sequences:
- the LOC136541996 gene encoding formate--tetrahydrofolate ligase-like has protein sequence MDLRAPLTNYPKTLSSIILWRRRPDAGAARRRPESSINNCASRRLSRSIASPPRASSVHDHHHHHHRSLQRPTALGRDSVVARSSAVVAPPTPPPTLLPEMPSPTIRRLDVASPVPADIDIANSVEPLPIADIAAELGLRPEHYDLYGKYKAKVLLSVLDELKAQQDGYYVVVGGITPTPLGEGKSTTTVGLCQALGAFLDKKVVTCLRQPSQGPTFGIKGGAAGGGYSQVIPMDEFNLHLTGDIHAITAANNLLAAAIDTRIFHENSQSDKGLFNRLCPANKEGKRHFADVMLRRLIKMGISKTDPNELTPDEIRRFARLDIDPESITWRRVMDVNDRFLRKITIGQGPEEKGMLRETGFDISVASEIMAVLALTTSLADMRERLGRMVIGNSKSGEPITADDLGVGGALTVLMKDAIHPTLMQTLEGTPVLVHAGPFANIAHGNSSIVADKIALKLVGKGGFVVTEAGFGADIGTEKFMDIKCRYSGLVPQCAIIVATIRALKMHGGGPEVVAGKPLDHAYVSENVALVEAGCVNLAKHISNTRSYGVNVVVAINKFASDTEAEMNAVRNAAMAAGAFDAVVCTHHAHGGKGAVELGLAVQRACESQAEPLKFLYPMESSIKEKIESIAKFYGASGVEYSEQAEKQIEMYTKQGFSNLPICMAKTQYSFSHVPSMKGAPTGFVLPIRDVRASIGAGFIYPLVGTMSTMPGLPTRPCFYEIDVDTATGKVMGLS, from the exons ATGGATCTGCGTGCCCCACTAACCAATTATCCCAAAACTTTATCTTCCATTATCCTATGGCGTCGTCGTCCTGACGCGGgggcggcgaggaggaggccgGAGTCATCAATAAACAATTGCGCCAGCCGGAGGCTCTCCCGTTCTATCGCATCGCCTCCACGAGCCTCATCAGTCCAcgaccatcaccatcatcaccacCGCTCGCTGCAGCGGCCCACCGCACTCGGCCGCGACTCCGTCGTCGCGAGATCTAGCGCCGTCGTCGCgccgccaacgccgccgccgacgcTGCTGCCTGAGATGCCGAGCCCGACGATCCGGAGGCTGGACGTGGCCTCGCCGGTGCCGGCGGACATCGACATCGCCAACTCCGTCGAGCCGCTCCCGATCGCCGATATCGCGGCGGAGCTCGGGCTCCGGCCCGAGCACTACGACCTCTACGGCAAGTACAAGGCCAAG GTCTTGCTGTCGGTTTTGGATGAGCTCAAGGCGCAGCAGGACGGGTACTACGTCGTGGTGGGCGGCATCACGCCGACTCCCCTCGGGGAGGGCAAGTCCACCACCACCGTCGGGCTGTGTCAGGCTCTCGGCGCTTTCCTTGATAAAAAG GTTGTCACTTGCCTCCGTCAACCATCACAAGGGCCTACCTTTGGAATTAAGGGAGGTGCAGCTGGAGGTGGCTACAGCCAAGTTATACCCATGGATGAGTTCAATCTTCATCTGACAGGCGATATCCATGCAATTACGGCCGCAAACAATCTTCTTGCTGCTGCTATTGATACAAGGATCTTCCATGAAAATTCTCAGTCAGATAAAGGACTGTTCAACAGATTGTGTCCGGCAAACAAGGAAGGCAAGAGGCACTTTGCTGACGTAATGCTCAGACGTCTGATTAAGATGGGCATTTCAAAGACAGACCCCAATGAGCTTACACCAGATGAAATCAGGCGTTTTGCAAGGCTTGATATCGACCCTGAGTCCATTACATGGAGACGGGTGATGGATGTCAATGATCGTTTCCTGAGAAAAATCACTATTGGACAGGGCCCTGAAGAAAAAGGTATGTTGAGAGAAACAGGCTTTGACATATCAGTAGCTAGTGAGATAATGGCTGTATTAGCTCTTACAACTTCCCTCGCTGACATGAGAGAAAGGCTTGGAAGAATGGTTATAGGGAACAGCAAGTCAGGTGAGCCGATAACTGCTGATGATCTTGGTGTTGGAGGTGCGTTGACTGTCCTAATGAAAGATGCTATTCATCCCACCCTCATGCAAACTCTTGAAGGCACACCAGTTTTGGTACATGCTGGACCGTTTGCTAACATTGCTCATGGAAACTCTTCAATTGTTGCTGATAAGATTGCTTTGAAGTTGGTTGGGAAGGGTGGCTTTGTTGTTACAGAGGCAGGTTTTGGTGCTGATATTGGAACTGAGAAGTTCATGGACATCAAATGTAGGTATAGTGGATTGGTGCCGCAGTGTGCTATTATTGTGGCCACAATTAGAGCTCTTAAAATGCATGGAGGGGGGCCTGAGGTGGTGGCTGGAAAGCCCTTGGATCATGCATATGTGAGTGAAAATGTGGCCCTTGTTGAAGCTGGATGTGTAAATCTTGCTAAACATATATCAAACACGAGGAGTTATGGAGTTAATGTTGTAGTTGCAATCAACAAATTTGCATCAGATACTGAAGCAGAAATGAATGCGGTGCGTAATGCAGCTATGGCTGCTGGTGCTTTTGACGCTGTCGTCTGCACACACCATGCCCATGGTGGTAAAGGAGCG GTCGAGCTTGGACTTGCTGTTCAACGAGCATGCGAAAGCCAGGCAGAACCTCTGAAGTTTTTGTATCCTATGGAATCTAGCATAAAGGAGAAGATTGAGTCAATTGCTAAGTTCTATGGTGCTAGTGGCGTTGAATACTCCGAACAG GCTGAGAAACAGATTGAGATGTACACCAAGCAAGGGTTCTCCaacctccccatctgcatggcGAAGACCCAATACTCGTTCTCACACGTCCCATCCATGAAGGGCGCCCCGACCGGCTTTGTTCTACCCATAAGAGACGTGAGGGCCAGCATCGGAGCCGGGTTCATCTACCCGCTCGTCGGCACCATGAGCACGATGCCTGGCCTTCCCACAAGGCCCTGCTTCTACGAGATCGATGTCGACACCGCCACCGGGAAGGTCATGGGCCTGTCATGA